The Gallus gallus isolate bGalGal1 chromosome 23, bGalGal1.mat.broiler.GRCg7b, whole genome shotgun sequence genome includes a region encoding these proteins:
- the LOC121107480 gene encoding collagen alpha-1(I) chain-like isoform X1, which produces MAMCFRETCAAPWRAPGAGDELGAPFPDDRLDPDFVPVPLGQPRGPAGESAEQNPASEPEGDAGDVTGGGDPGSALSSGTETPADRMGVPPGRALPGHVFPPALEPSWNPSGPEKGKDEPKRGEYSQGSSRLLKELVKEMEKAARGTDQQSEQDALQEGSHPTLPVSGKGTQAAPATVMPGMNAGTSTKAAVGRSARRRHIAAMVLFSAVLLSALVLACGAVIWMCQKYVVCKREERAAEQAHPDTN; this is translated from the exons ATGGCCATGTGTTTCCGGGAGACCTGTGCTGCTCCGTGGCGAGCACCGGGAgcag GAGATGAACTTGGTGCTCCCTTTCCGGATGATCGTTTGGATCCGGATTTTGTGCCTGTGCCTCTGGGACAACCCAGAG gccctgctggTGAATCAGCAGAACAGAATCCTGCCTCTGAGCCTGAAGGGGATGCTGGAG ATGTGACTGGAGGAGGTGATCCAGGTTCCGCTCTGAGCTCTGGGACTGAAACTCCGGCAGATCGCATGG GAGTGCCCCCAGGGAGGGCTTTGCCCGGTCATGTGTTTCCTCCTGCGCTGGAGCCCAGCTGGAATCCCAGCG GTccggaaaaaggaaaggatgaacCCAAAAGAGGAGAATACTCCCAGGGCTCATCCCGTCTCCTCAAGGAACTggtgaaggaaatggagaaggcagcGCGTG gaaCTGACCAACAAAGTGAGCAggatgcactgcaggaaggcagccatCCCACACTGCCAGTCTCGGGCAAAGGAACGCAGGCAGCGCCAGCAACTGTCATGCCAG GGATGAATGCCGGGACgagcacaaaggctgctgttgGCAGATCTGCGCGAAGGCGCCACATTGCAGCGATGGtactgttctcagctgtgctgctgtctgcgcTGGTGCTGGCCTGTGGTGCTGTGATATGGATGTGCCAAAAATACGT agtgtgcaagagagaagagagagcagcagagcaggctcaTCCTGATACCAACTAG
- the LOC121107480 gene encoding uncharacterized protein LOC121107480 isoform X2, translating to MKLQIYQQKRDELGAPFPDDRLDPDFVPVPLGQPRGPAGESAEQNPASEPEGDAGDVTGGGDPGSALSSGTETPADRMGVPPGRALPGHVFPPALEPSWNPSGPEKGKDEPKRGEYSQGSSRLLKELVKEMEKAARGTDQQSEQDALQEGSHPTLPVSGKGTQAAPATVMPGMNAGTSTKAAVGRSARRRHIAAMVLFSAVLLSALVLACGAVIWMCQKYVVCKREERAAEQAHPDTN from the exons atgaaactgCAGATCTATCAACAAAAAC GAGATGAACTTGGTGCTCCCTTTCCGGATGATCGTTTGGATCCGGATTTTGTGCCTGTGCCTCTGGGACAACCCAGAG gccctgctggTGAATCAGCAGAACAGAATCCTGCCTCTGAGCCTGAAGGGGATGCTGGAG ATGTGACTGGAGGAGGTGATCCAGGTTCCGCTCTGAGCTCTGGGACTGAAACTCCGGCAGATCGCATGG GAGTGCCCCCAGGGAGGGCTTTGCCCGGTCATGTGTTTCCTCCTGCGCTGGAGCCCAGCTGGAATCCCAGCG GTccggaaaaaggaaaggatgaacCCAAAAGAGGAGAATACTCCCAGGGCTCATCCCGTCTCCTCAAGGAACTggtgaaggaaatggagaaggcagcGCGTG gaaCTGACCAACAAAGTGAGCAggatgcactgcaggaaggcagccatCCCACACTGCCAGTCTCGGGCAAAGGAACGCAGGCAGCGCCAGCAACTGTCATGCCAG GGATGAATGCCGGGACgagcacaaaggctgctgttgGCAGATCTGCGCGAAGGCGCCACATTGCAGCGATGGtactgttctcagctgtgctgctgtctgcgcTGGTGCTGGCCTGTGGTGCTGTGATATGGATGTGCCAAAAATACGT agtgtgcaagagagaagagagagcagcagagcaggctcaTCCTGATACCAACTAG